In a genomic window of Niallia taxi:
- the kdpC gene encoding potassium-transporting ATPase subunit KdpC, which produces MFATVARTSLLFMLICGLIYPFAVTGIASILLPTQANGSLVYGENSEIIGSKLIGQSFTDERLFHGRVSSINYDASSSGTNNYAPTNAEMLERTKLSIADWERENPNQSLQDLPIDLITNSGSGLDPHITPEAVRAQITRISNNTSITKQALLDLIERHTEKKDWGMFGEEKVNVLQLNIELTKLIP; this is translated from the coding sequence ATGTTTGCAACCGTTGCAAGAACCAGCTTGCTGTTTATGCTTATTTGTGGATTGATTTACCCGTTTGCTGTTACAGGCATTGCCTCCATTTTGCTCCCAACACAAGCTAACGGCAGCCTCGTGTACGGGGAAAATAGTGAAATAATTGGCTCTAAGCTAATTGGCCAGTCATTTACTGATGAACGTTTATTTCATGGGAGAGTTTCAAGCATTAATTATGATGCTTCAAGCTCTGGCACCAATAATTATGCACCAACAAATGCAGAGATGCTTGAGCGGACGAAGCTATCAATAGCGGATTGGGAGAGGGAAAATCCAAATCAATCACTGCAGGATTTGCCAATTGACCTAATCACAAACTCTGGATCCGGGCTTGATCCTCATATTACTCCAGAGGCAGTAAGAGCACAGATAACAAGAATCTCCAATAATACTAGCATAACAAAGCAGGCTTTACTGGATTTGATTGAGCGTCATACAGAGAAAAAGGATTGGGGGATGTTTGGCGAGGAAAAGGTTAATGTTCTGCAATTGAACATAGAATTAACGAAATTAATCCCCTAA
- the kdpB gene encoding potassium-transporting ATPase subunit KdpB encodes MNTQEELQSQKGSTLMNNNIIIQAVKDSFIKLNPTLMVKNPIMFIVELGFFITVVLAIFPDALEANGTERGFNIAVSIILLLTILFANFAEAIAEGRGKAQASTLKQSKTDMFANLLNEGSISHVPSSQLKKGDVVLVKQGETIPGDGEVIQGLASVDESAITGESAPVLKEAGGDFNSVTGGTIVVSDEIKVKITSNPGESFLDKMISLVEGAERQKTPNEIALNTVLISLTLIFLFVVISLPFFTNYLGFQLSLPVLIALLVCLIPTTIGGLLSAIGIAGMDRVTKFNVLAMSGKAVEAAGDINTIILDKTGTITFGNRMASEFIKAGEADMDIFYKWVAASSLKDETPEGRSVLELLKKENYHYDNTLAAGAEIVEFKAETRMSGLNLQDGSLVRKGAVDAIKQWVLSKGGIIPADLDKKANHIAQAGGTPLAVAIDSQIVGLIYLKDTVKPGMRERFEELRRMGITSIMCTGDNPLTAATIAKEAGVDEFIAECKPEDKIAVIKQEQAKGKLIAMTGDGTNDAPALAQADVGLAMNSGTTAAKEAANMVDLDSNPTKLIEVVSIGKQLLMTRGALTTFSIANDIAKYFAIVPAMFMVAIPEVSRLNIMELHSPVSAILSALIFNAVIIPLLIPLAMKGIAYKPMSSDALLKKNLFLYGAGGVIVPFIGIKVIDLLISTVL; translated from the coding sequence ATGAATACTCAGGAGGAACTGCAAAGTCAGAAAGGAAGTACGTTAATGAATAATAACATTATCATACAGGCGGTTAAGGATTCATTTATTAAGCTGAATCCAACATTAATGGTGAAAAATCCAATTATGTTTATTGTAGAATTAGGCTTTTTTATCACAGTTGTTCTGGCCATTTTTCCAGACGCATTAGAAGCAAACGGGACGGAACGCGGCTTTAATATTGCCGTTTCTATCATTCTATTGTTAACTATTTTGTTTGCAAACTTTGCAGAGGCGATTGCAGAAGGACGGGGAAAGGCTCAGGCCAGTACGCTAAAACAATCTAAAACAGATATGTTCGCAAACCTTTTAAATGAAGGCAGCATTAGTCATGTACCATCCTCTCAGCTGAAAAAAGGTGACGTTGTATTAGTTAAGCAAGGAGAAACGATACCAGGTGACGGAGAAGTGATTCAAGGTTTGGCATCTGTCGATGAATCAGCAATCACGGGTGAATCTGCACCTGTTTTAAAAGAAGCTGGCGGCGATTTTAATTCTGTAACTGGCGGGACAATTGTAGTCAGTGACGAAATAAAGGTGAAAATAACAAGCAATCCTGGAGAATCCTTTTTGGATAAGATGATTTCATTAGTAGAAGGAGCAGAGCGGCAAAAAACACCGAATGAAATAGCATTGAATACGGTTTTGATTAGCTTAACTCTTATTTTCCTGTTTGTTGTCATCTCACTGCCTTTCTTTACAAACTATCTAGGCTTTCAGCTTTCATTGCCAGTATTAATTGCTCTTCTTGTGTGCTTAATTCCGACAACTATTGGCGGACTCCTTTCAGCCATTGGGATCGCTGGGATGGATCGGGTCACAAAATTCAATGTCTTGGCGATGTCGGGTAAAGCAGTTGAGGCTGCTGGTGATATTAATACGATTATTTTAGATAAAACAGGTACGATAACATTTGGGAATCGGATGGCAAGTGAATTTATCAAAGCAGGCGAGGCTGATATGGATATCTTTTATAAATGGGTTGCAGCAAGCTCACTGAAAGATGAAACACCAGAAGGCAGATCTGTTTTGGAGCTATTAAAAAAGGAAAATTATCACTATGATAATACATTGGCAGCTGGAGCGGAAATAGTTGAATTCAAAGCGGAAACAAGAATGAGCGGCTTGAATTTGCAGGATGGGAGTTTGGTCCGTAAAGGGGCAGTAGATGCCATAAAGCAATGGGTTTTATCAAAAGGAGGCATAATACCTGCAGATTTAGACAAAAAAGCGAATCATATTGCACAAGCAGGGGGTACACCTTTAGCAGTTGCAATTGACAGCCAAATAGTAGGACTCATTTATTTAAAGGATACTGTAAAACCAGGCATGAGAGAAAGATTCGAAGAGCTGCGGAGAATGGGCATAACATCAATCATGTGCACTGGCGACAATCCTTTGACTGCAGCTACGATTGCTAAGGAAGCAGGGGTTGATGAGTTTATTGCTGAATGTAAGCCAGAGGATAAAATTGCAGTCATTAAGCAGGAGCAAGCAAAAGGCAAATTGATCGCAATGACAGGCGATGGTACCAATGATGCGCCAGCATTAGCACAGGCTGATGTTGGATTGGCAATGAACAGTGGTACAACTGCTGCTAAAGAGGCTGCCAACATGGTTGATTTGGATTCTAATCCAACTAAACTCATAGAAGTAGTTAGTATTGGGAAGCAGCTGCTAATGACAAGGGGAGCATTAACAACCTTTAGCATTGCAAATGATATTGCCAAGTATTTTGCGATAGTGCCAGCCATGTTTATGGTCGCAATACCAGAAGTCAGCAGATTAAATATTATGGAGCTGCACTCACCGGTTTCGGCAATATTGTCTGCATTAATTTTTAATGCGGTTATCATCCCGCTTCTCATTCCGCTAGCAATGAAGGGAATAGCATATAAGCCAATGAGCTCTGATGCATTATTAAAGAAAAACCTGTTTTTATACGGCGCTGGAGGTGTTATCGTACCGTTCATTGGCATTAAAGTAATTGACCTGCTTATATCGACTGTATTATAA
- the kdpA gene encoding potassium-transporting ATPase subunit KdpA: MTIVSIILTLLIIVGLVIPMGNYMASVFSDNTTKLDKLFHPVEKWIYKLGGIRNINQNWKQYALSMLTANAFMILLVYLIFRMQGHLPLNPGNIAGMSPDLAFNTAISFMTNTNLQHYSGESGLSLFSQLIAIVYMMFVAPATALAVAIAFIKGLAGKNIGNFFIDFTKSITRILLPIAFVTSFLFIALGVPQTFETTMEATTLEGEVQIIATGPIGSFLSIKELGNNGGGYVGVNSAHPFENPNAISNILQIILMFLLPASIPITYGRLVGNKKQGKVLLISMSMIFLVFLSTSLYQEYQGNPAITALGISAENGSMEGKEVGLGIAQSVFYAITTTATETGAVNTMHDTLTPISGMLSLANMLLNTVFGGVGSGFINIMMYVLIAVFISGLMVGRTPEFLGKKIEGKEMKLIAITMLISPILILVGSALALFTPLGSEGISNPGFHGLTQVLYEFTSSVNNNGSGFEGLGDATPFWNISTGIAMFIGRYFPLITMLAVSGSLAAKNTVPETAGTFKTDTSLFGGLFIGTVFIVGALTFFPVLVLGPIAEFLTW, encoded by the coding sequence TTGACAATAGTATCTATCATTCTCACATTGCTGATCATAGTTGGACTGGTAATACCAATGGGAAACTATATGGCTTCTGTTTTTAGTGACAATACAACGAAGCTAGATAAACTATTCCATCCTGTTGAAAAGTGGATATATAAGCTTGGGGGGATAAGAAACATTAACCAAAATTGGAAGCAGTATGCCTTATCGATGCTTACAGCAAATGCCTTTATGATTCTGTTAGTCTATTTAATCTTTCGGATGCAGGGACACTTACCGTTAAATCCAGGGAATATTGCGGGAATGAGCCCAGATTTAGCCTTTAATACGGCGATAAGCTTTATGACAAACACGAATTTACAGCATTATAGTGGTGAGTCTGGACTATCGTTGTTTTCCCAGTTGATAGCCATTGTTTACATGATGTTTGTCGCGCCGGCTACTGCTTTGGCTGTGGCGATTGCGTTCATAAAGGGGCTGGCTGGAAAGAATATCGGCAACTTCTTTATTGATTTTACAAAAAGCATTACAAGAATCCTGCTGCCTATTGCCTTTGTAACTAGCTTTCTCTTTATAGCGCTTGGTGTTCCGCAAACATTCGAAACAACGATGGAAGCAACGACGCTAGAAGGGGAGGTGCAGATAATAGCGACAGGGCCGATTGGTTCCTTTCTTTCCATCAAGGAGCTAGGGAACAACGGAGGAGGCTATGTTGGTGTTAACTCTGCTCATCCATTCGAAAATCCTAATGCAATCAGCAATATCTTGCAGATTATCTTAATGTTTTTATTGCCAGCATCCATTCCCATTACTTACGGAAGGCTAGTTGGAAATAAAAAACAAGGAAAAGTACTATTAATCTCAATGTCTATGATTTTTCTTGTGTTCCTCAGCACGTCTCTTTATCAAGAATATCAGGGAAACCCAGCAATTACAGCACTTGGCATATCTGCTGAAAACGGCAGTATGGAGGGAAAGGAAGTAGGATTAGGCATTGCACAGTCTGTTTTTTATGCGATAACAACAACTGCAACAGAGACCGGTGCTGTTAATACGATGCATGATACATTAACACCGATATCTGGTATGCTGTCTCTTGCCAATATGCTGTTAAATACAGTATTTGGCGGTGTCGGCTCTGGTTTTATCAATATAATGATGTATGTACTAATCGCTGTATTTATTTCTGGGCTAATGGTAGGAAGAACACCTGAATTTCTCGGCAAAAAAATAGAAGGTAAAGAAATGAAGCTGATTGCTATAACAATGTTGATTTCACCAATTCTTATATTAGTGGGGAGTGCGCTTGCGTTATTTACACCATTAGGGAGTGAGGGGATATCAAATCCAGGCTTTCACGGATTGACACAAGTACTGTACGAATTTACTTCGTCTGTTAATAATAATGGCTCAGGTTTTGAAGGGCTTGGTGATGCAACGCCATTTTGGAATATATCAACAGGAATTGCTATGTTTATTGGCAGATACTTCCCCCTTATTACCATGCTTGCAGTCTCTGGAAGTCTTGCAGCAAAAAATACTGTGCCAGAAACAGCAGGAACATTTAAGACAGACACATCTCTTTTCGGAGGTTTATTTATCGGAACAGTATTCATTGTTGGAGCGTTGACGTTTTTCCCAGTATTAGTTTTAGGGCCAATTGCAGAATTTTTAACATGGTGA
- a CDS encoding potassium-transporting ATPase subunit F, which translates to MIIFIFILAFSVVSYLLYALINPEKF; encoded by the coding sequence ATGATTATTTTTATATTTATCCTGGCATTTAGTGTTGTTAGTTATTTGCTTTATGCCTTAATAAATCCTGAGAAATTTTAG